In Fusobacterium sp. FSA-380-WT-3A, the DNA window CCAAACCAACCAAAAATAAACATACCATTACCAAAAATATTTAATAAATTGACACCTATATTTACAAACAACATTTGTTTTGGATTTCCATGGCTTTTCATTACAGCTCCACAAGTAAGAGTTACAGCTTGAAATATGCACATTCCTCCAACCAATTTAAAATAAGTTTTTCCTATTCCAATAAGTTCTACAGGTAATTTTATATTCTCTAAAATTTGTTGTGAAAATCCAAAATACACTCCTCCTAATAATAAGCCTAATATTAAATTTACTATCAAAGAAACTGTTATTACTTCATGAACTTTTTTCTTATTTTTTGCCCCTATATACTGAGCACATAAAATAGTAGTGGCCAAATTTACAAATCCAAAAAGAACATTTTGAATATTTAAGACCTGACTTATTCCACCTACGGCTCCAACAGCATCATCACTATAATGTTTTAACATTATAGTATCTATATTTCCCACTATAGTTACAAGAAGTAATTCTAAAAAAATAGGAATTGTCAAAGATATTAAAGATTTTATTTTTATTTTACTCATTTTTTCTCCTAAATTTTATTATTCAAAAAAAATAAGGACTACTCCTTTGAGTATCCTCATTTTTTATTTTCCACAAATAATTTTATCAAAAAAATTATTTTTATTCAAGATATTTAAATTTATTTTTTATGATTTTCTACATATGTTTTTAATCTTTCTAAAGCTATTCCTAATCTATCAATTTCAGAAACTAGAGAAATTCTAAAATATTTTTCTAATCCAAAAGATATTCCAGGAACTAAGGCTACTTGAACTTCTTTTAATACATCCATTGCAAAATCAAAAGAGTTTAAATCTGATATATTTGAATAATCAGCAAATATATAGAAAGCCCCTTTAGGTTTTACAACTTTAAAACCTAATTTAGAAAGTCCCTCTGCCATAAATTCAGCTCTTTCTTTATAAATTTTTCTTACATGTGACCTATCAGAATATTTTGTTAAAGCTGATTGAGCTGCTGCTATTGATACAGCCATTGGTGAACTTAAAGTAAATAATGTTGTATTTAAAAATGGTTTTCTATATTCTAATGGTAATATTGTATAACCAATTCTCCATCCTGTCATTGAGTGAGATTTTGAAAATCCATTTATTATTATTAATTTATCTTTTATTTTATCAAAACTTGCAAATGATGTAAATTCTCCAAAAGAAAGTTCACTATAAATTTCATCAGCTACTACAAATATATCTTTATCAGCTAAATAATTAACAATATTATTTATTTCTTCATAATCCATTACATTTCCAGTTGGGTTACAAGGATTACAGAATAAAACTATTTTTGTTTTATCTGTAATATATTTTTCTAAAAGTTCTGGTGTTACTTTGAAGTCTGTTTTAGATATGTCAACAAATACAGGTTTAGCATAACACATTTCTATCATTGGTAGATATCCTGCATAAAATGGAACAAAAACAATTACTTCATCATCCACATTTAAAAGTGCTCTAAAACATGAAGATATAGCTTCTGAAGCTCCAACATTAACTATTACATTGTCAGCTACAAATGAACATCCACATTTTTTGTTGTAATAATCTGCAATTGTTTTTCTAATTTCTGGTCCTCCTCCTGTTGGTGGATAACCTAATTTATGTGTTAAAGCATAATTACAAGCATCTTCTACTATTCCTTTTTCTGTAAGAATATCTGGTTCTCCTATAGTTAAATCAATAGAATTTTCATATTTTCTAGATTCTTCATTAAGTAATCTGATTAAAGAATACTTAAGTTTTGCTACATTCTGGTTTATTACCATAAATAAAACTCCTCCTACATTTTGTTTTTTATTTTCTTAAATCATCAACTAATTGAGTTTTTTCTAATGTTTTTTCATCAACAGTTTTTATAACTTTAGCTGGATTTCCTGTTACTACAGCTCCTGCTGGTACATCTTCTATTACTACAGCCCCTGCTCCAACAACAGCTCCTTTTCCAATTCTAACACCTTCTATAACAACAGCATTAGCTCCTATTAAAACTCCATCTTCTACTATAACAGGTGTTGCTGAAGGTGGTTCAACTACTCCAGCCAATACAGCTCCTGCTCCTATATGACAATTTTTTCCAACAGTAGCTCTTCCTCCTAATACAGCTCCCATATCTATCATTGTTCCATCTCCAATAATAGCTCCTATATTAATAACTGCTCCCATCATTATAACTGCATTATCACCTATTGTAACTTTATCTCTTATTACTGCTCCTGGCTCTATTCTAGCATTGATATTTCTTATATCAAGCATAGGAACTCCAGAATTTCTTCTGTCATTTTCTATATATACATCTTTTATAGTTTCTTTATTATTTTCTAATATTTTTTCTATTTCTGTTGATTCTCCTATAATTATATAAGAACCATCACCTTTAAAAACTTTAGCTGAAGTTTCTAAATTATTTAGTTCTCCATTTATATAAGCTTTAACAGGTGTTTTTTTAGTAGAATTTTTTATAAATGCTATTATTTCTTCTACTGTATTTACTCCGTTCATCTGTCCTCCTAATTATAAATTACTAAATATATCTTTCATGCTGTAAAGACCAGGCTCTTTTCCTACAAGAAATTTTGAAGCTTTAATAGCCCCTATTCCAAATATTTTTTTAGAAAGAGCTGTATGTTTTATCTCTATTATTTCATCATTTCCACAAAATAAAACAGAATGCTCTCCAACTATTGTTCCACCTCTAACAACATGAACCCCTATTTCATTTTCTTCTCTTTTTTTAATTCCTTCTCTTCCATAAACTCTTTCCATTTTTTCAGAACAACCTTTTTCTATAACTTCCAACATAGTTTTTGCTGTTCCACTAGGTGAGTCAACTTTTTTATTATGATGTTTTTCTATAAGTTCTATATCATAATTTCCATATAAAATTGGAACTATTCTTTCTAATATATCTTGCATTAAATTTACACCTAAAGACATATTTGAAGATATTAAAATAGGAATTTTTTTTGAAGTTTCCTTTATTTTTTCTAAAACCTCATCAGAGTATCCTGTAGTAGCTATTACTAAAGGAATTCTATTTTTTTCTGAATAATTTAATAAACTTTCTAATCTAGAAAAATGAGAAAAATCTATAATGACATCTCCTTTTTCTATCGTAAGTTCATCAGCAAAACCTGTAATTTTTATCTCTTTATCTTGAGAAGCTAAGTCTGAAACTACTGTTCCCATAGCTCCTGTTCCATGTATAATTAACTCCATTTTTTTACCTCATGTCTTTCTATTATTTCATATAATTTTTCTTTATTTTCTTGATACATTTCTCCTAGAGGTAATCTACATTGTCCAACTTCATATCCTAAATAATTCATTGCCTCTTTTACAGGAACTGGATTTGTCTCTATAAACATTCCATTAGATAATCCATTATATCCTAATTGTAATCTACAAGCTTCTTTTATATCACCATTTAAAAAGCTCATTACCATATTATGAATAATTTCAGGAATAATATTAGCTGATACAGATATTACTCCTTTTCCTCCTACTGATAAAATAGGAACTGTTAAATCATCATTTCCTGAATATATATCAAGCTCTGGAACTTGTCTTGCTACTTCTGTAGTATAAGACATATTTCCACTAGCCTCTTTTATAGCTACAATATTTTCAATACAAGCTAATCTTTTTAAAAGATTTATAGATAAATTTACACCAGTTCTACCAGGTACATTATACAATATTATTGGTAATTTTACAACTGAGGCTATTGATTTATAGTGTTCATATATTCCATTTTCATTTCCTTTATTATAATAAGGAGTAACTACTAATAGAGCATCTACACCTAATTCTTCAACTTTCTTACTAAACTCTACAGCTGTTTTTGTACAGTTAGAACCTGTTCCAGCTATTACTGGTATTCTTTTATTAATTTTTTCTACAGTAAATTTTATAACTTCTAATCTCTCTTCTTCTGTCATTGTTGAAGCTTCTCCTGTAGTTCCAACCACAACTATAGCATCTGTTTTATTTTCTAAATGAAATTCTAATAATTCCTCTAATTTTTTATAATTTACTTGATTATCTTTTGTAAAAGGTGTTACTAAGGCTACACCTGAACCAGTAAAAATTGACATTTTTATCTCCTTAAGCTAATTTATTTTTTATATCTCTAAATAATTCTGCTATTTGAACAGCATTAGTAGCTGCCCCTTTTCTTATATTATCTGCTACAGTCCATAAGTTTACACTATTTTCTGTACTGAAATCTCTTCTTATTCTTCCTACTAAAACTTTATCTTGTCCACTAGCTTCTGTAGCTAAAGGATATTCATTATTTTTAGGATTATCTACTAATATAATTCCTTCATATTCTCCAATAACTTTTTTTACTTCTTCTATATCAAATTCACTATTAAGCTCAGCTGTAATTGATACTGAGTGAGAATTTATAACTGGAACTCTTACACAAGTAGCTGTTACAGGTAAATCAGGAAGTTCTAATATTTTTCTTGTTTCATTTATCATTTTTATTTCTTCTTTTGTATATCCGTTATCCATAAATACATCTATATGAGGTAAACAGTTATTTACAATTTGATGTGGATAAACTTTAGGAGCTAATCCTTTTAATCCATTTTGTAAATCCTCTACACCTTTTTGTCCTGTACCTGATACAGCTTGATATGTATTATATATTACTCTTTTTAATCCATATTTTTCAGCTAAAGCTTTTAATGGAGCCATACATTGAATTGTTGAACAGTTTGGGTTTGCTATAATTCCATGATTTGTAAACGCTGCCTCTTTATTAACTTCTGGTACAACTAATGGAACCTCTGGGTCCATTCTCCAAGCTGAAGAGTTATCAACTACTAAACATCCTTTTGAAGCTGCTATTGGAGCATATTTTTTACTTATATCTCCACCAGCTGAAAATAGAGCTATATCAATCCCTCTATCAAAACTATTTTCTGTTAATTCTTCTACTGTATATTCTTTTCCTCTAAAAGTTATTTTTTTACCAGCACTTCTTGCTGAAGCAAATAAATATAACTCTGTTATTCCTAAATCTCTTTCCTCTAAAACTTTTAAAAATGTACTTCCCACTAATCCTGTAGCTCCTACAATAGCAACTCTCATATTTATCCTCCTCAAATTATTCTCTATAAATTAAATTCTTCTGCTACTACTTCTACTGCTTTATTTATATCTTTTCTTTCTATACTACATGAAACACTTATCTCTGATGTTGTTACTTGATAAAAATTTATTCCTGCTCTACTTAAAGCTGAGAAAAATTTACCAGATACTCCAGAGTTATTTATCATTCCTACGCCTACTATTGAAATCATTGCTAAGTTATCATTATATCCTAACTCTATACAAGGTAATTCCACTTTTATTCTTTCAATAGCTTGGTCTAATAAATATTTTTCTCCCTCTACACAACTAAATGATATTTTAGCTTTATTATCATTTGAAACATTTTGAGAAATCATATTTATATTTAATCCTACTTCATTAATTATTGTAAATATTTTTGCTATTTTTTCACTAGAATAATTAATATTTGAAAGAGTTGTTACTATTATCTCTTTTGTTATACTAATTCCTGTTACTAATTTATCCTCTAATACGTCATTCATATCCATTATCCAAGTTCCTCCTGTTTCACTTAAAGTTTTTCCAACAAAAATAGGTATATTATATTTTTTTCCAATTTCTACAGCTCTAGTTTCCATAACTCCAGCTCCTAAATTAGCCATTTCCATCATTTCTTCATAAGAAATTTTATCTAAAAACTTAGCATTTTTATAAAGTCTTGGGTCAACACTATAAATTCCCTCAACATCTGTATATATTCTACATTCACATTTTAGAGAAGCAGCTAAGGCAACAGCACTTGTATCTGAACCTCCCCTTCCTAATGTAGTTATATCTCCGTGGTCATTTATTCCTTGAAATCCAGCTACTATAACAACATTATTATCTTTTAAATATTCTTCTATTTTTTCTGTATCAATATTTTTGATTTTACTTTTTGTATGAACTCCTACAGTTTTTACATTAGCTTGATACCCTGTTAATGATACAGCTTTTTGTCCCAAAGAATTTATAGCTATTGACAATAGAGAAACTGTTTGTTGTTCTCCTGTAGATAAAAGTGAATCTAGTTCTCTTTGATTTGGTGAATCAGAGATTTCTTTTGCCATAGCAATAAGGGCATTTGTTGTTTTTCCCATTGCTGAAGCAACAACTATAATTTCATCATATTTTGTTTTCTTTAAGTTCACTACATATTCAGCTATTGCTTTAATTTTTTCAATAGTTGCTACGCTAGAACCACCATATTTTAATACTACTCTCATATATTATCTCCTTTTTTATTTTAAAATAAAAAACCAACAGACTTATCTGTTGGTTTATATTTCATTTTGAGATAATATAATTTATTTTTAGTATCACAACAATGAATAACACAACAGAAAGCACAACATTGAATATCAATGACAGTTATATGGATATTCTCCATATTCCCAACCTAAAAATCCTCCCTATAATTTTTAGATTTCGGCAAAATCCCCTTTCATTATATCTCAAAGTTAGGTAACTCAACATAATTACTTTTGTCATTTGCTCCTCAATCCGTTTCTTATTTTATTGTTGTCATTTTATAACAATTTCTATAAAAAATAAAATATAAATTTTATATCTTAAACTATATATTATATAAATTTATTTTTTATAATTTTTATTGTTTTATAGATTTTTTTTTGCTATAATTCTTATTAATTAATTTATGGAGGTTTTTATGAATAATTTAATTTTAAATAATATAGATAAATTTAATGATTGGTTTATAAAAGTTAGAAGAGATTTACATAAAATCCCTGAGTTAGATTTTGATTTACCAAAAACTACAAAATATATTTCTTCAACTTTAGATGAACTTAATATAAATTATAAAACAAATATTGGAAAAAGTGGAATTGTAGCTGATATTCCTGGAAAAGATTCTACTATTACCATTGCTTTAAGAGGAGACATTGATGCCTTACCAATATTAGAAAATAATGATTTTGAATTTAAGTCTGAGCATGTTGGAAAAATGCATGCTTGTGGACATGATGTTCATAACACAGTTTTATTAGGAGTAGCCAAAATTTTATCAGAAATAAAAGATGAAATTCCTTGTAATATCAGACTTATTTTTCAACCAGCAGAAGAAACTACTGGTGGGGCTCTTCCAATGATAGAAGAGGGAGTTTTAGAAAATGTAAATGCTATATTTGGACTTCATGTTGACCCTTTTGTAAATGTTGGAAGTATAGGTATTAAATATGGACCTATGTTTGCTTCTTCTTGTGGAGTAAAAATAAAAGTTATAGGAAAAAGTACTCACGGAGCCTTTCCAAGTGAGGGAGTTGATGCTATAGTTACTACAGCTCAAATTATTAGTTCTATCCAATCTATTGTTTCTAGAAATACAGATGCTAGAGATTCTGTAGTTATAACTTTTGGTACTATTAAGGGAGGAACAAAAGAAAATATAGTAGCTGGAGAAGTTGAAGTTACAGGAATTTTAAGAACTCTTTCTACTGAAAGCAGAGAATACAATAAACAAAGAATTAAAGAAATGAGTGAATTTGTAGCAAAAGGATATGGAGCTACAGCTATTGTTAATTTTAGAAATAGTTATAATGCTTTAATAAATCATGATGAATATGTGGATATTGTCAAAGAAGTTGGAAATGAAGTTTTAGGAAAAGAAAATGTTATTACTAAAAAATATTCAGAAATGGGGGCAGAAGATTTTTCTTATTATCTTGAAAGAGTTCCTGGAGCTTTCTTTTATTTAGGTGTTAGAAATGAAAGTATTGGAGCTTGTGAGCCATTACATAATGACAAATTTATGATAGATGAAAATGCTATTAAAATTGGAGTTAAAATCCAAATAGCTAATATTTTCAAAGCTTATGAAAATTTAAAAAATAATTTAAAATAAAGGTGAAAATATGTGGGAAATCTTAGAAATAATCTTTTTTATAATATTATTAATATTTATTTTTCAAAATGTGAAAAGGAGAAACAAAATTAGAGCTGGAGAAAAACTTACAGGAAAAATTGTTGAAGTTACTCCTCTAAAAAGACTGATAATTGAAATTGGAAATAAAAAAGAAAAAAAGAAAGTTCAAACCTTAGAATCAGGTTTATTTCAATATTCTAAAAAAAATATTGGTGAAAAAATTGAAGTTTATTATAACAAAGAAATCTACAATAAATGTTCATTGGTAGAATTTAATAAATGGGATTTAAAAAAATCTATAAAATTTTTCTTAATTTTTGTTATAATTTATACTGTCATTTGGATTTTTATTAATATAATTTAGTAAAAAAGGATTGTTATATTTTAATGACTCTGAAAATTCTTAGATAACTAAGAAATTAGAAACATTTTATTATAACAATCCTTTTATTGCTTAATTTATAAAATTTTCATTTATTAATTTTTATAATATTTAATAATTTTTTATTAAAATTTATAAATTAATTTTCTATTTAATTATTTTTCACTTCTAGGTAAATCTCCTATAGTACAAATACGTCCATTTCTTCTTCCAATATCATCAATAATCTCATCATTTTTACTTTCATCTTTTGTAATTCCACAAGCACTTTTAGCTATATTTTGAAGATGTTTCCAATCTGTAAATGAACGAGCCATTACTGTAGAAGCTTCTTGGTTTCCTCCACCATGAAGAGCCATTGCTGTCCAGTTAGAACCTCTAACCATATGCTCTATGAAACGAACTGCTCTTAATCTATCAAAAGAATCATATTCTGGATTTCCAGGATTAAAAGCTCTCCTACAAATTTCTCCAATTTCTGGTGAACGCATATCAAATTCTGAAGGAGCTGTTTCTCCAAATCCAGCAATAATGTCTCTAGCATAACGAACAGCATCAAAAGGCATTTTTGTACAAGTATATTTACATGTATGAGATAATAATGGATTAGGTATCCAGAAACCACTTGGATGCTTAAAACCTTCTACTCCTGAAGCTATCGATAGAGCATATACAGTTTCTGCTACCATAGCCATCTCTGTAAGTTTTGTTTTTATATGTCCTGCCTTTTGAACTCCTACCATTTCTGTTATTAAACTAGCTGCTCCACAAAGAGCTGAACATCCACCAGCTTTACATCCACCAGCTGTTAGACGGTGAACAGCTGTAAAATAACTTAGAAGACGACCAACATACTTAGTTTCTCCACACATAAATACTCTTTCATTAGGTACAAATACTTTATCAAAATAAACCATTGCTTGATGGTCAGCGTATTTTTTACCTAAATCTATACCTTCTATATCTCCTCCTACTTCAAAGAATCTTTTATCTTGAGGTGTACGTCCTAAAACAAAAGTGATATTTGGAGAATCAGCTGGTATAGCACATGCTAAAGCAAAATCTTTATCTTCTGGTTGCATAGCTGTTGTAGGTACTATAATAATTTCATGAGCAAATAAAATACCTGTTTGATTACATTTGTATCCACTAATTACAATACCATCATCTCTTATTTCATCAATGTGAACATAAGAATCTCTATCTGGTTGTTTATGTGGTGGTAAAGTTCTTAATCCTTTTACATCAGTAACTGTAACTGTACAAGTTAAATCATTTTTTTGAACATAATCTAAAAATTTCATAAACCTATCAAAATAATTAGTTCCTAAATCTTGATCCATATCATAAGTACATGGTCCTAAACCAGCAAAAGCTTCTGACCCTGTACAACGATGAGTACAACATCCTATAACTTCAGCTAAAGCTCTAGCTGCTCTTGTTTTTCTATTAGCATCTTCTGGAGAACCTAAAGGTGCATTGTAAATACTAACATCTTCTCCATTTAAATGAGATTTAACTGTTATTAATTCTTTCCAATTAGGATTACTTTGTAATTCATATACTTTAGATATTGCATTAAAGCTAGCAGATAATACAGGATATGTAGTCAAGTCTTCTATTTTTTTTCCTAAAAACCAAACATTCATAGGTTTTCTTGCTCTGATACTATTTTGATATTCTTCTCTTGTCATTAGTCCCATAATCATACCTCCTTTTAATCCAATTAACTAATATATATTTTTACATATTTTGACGTTAAAAAAGAACTAAAAGTTTTATTATCAGCATAATAATTTTATATTGAAACATTTAAATTTTATCATATTGAGGAAATAATATGTTATAAATCCTCTTCCTCTTTTCCTAATCTTTTTCTTTCATACATTCTTCCCATATAAAAAGCTATAATCCCAACTCCTATAGCAGTTTGAAGACAGAAAAATAAACTCTCTACTTCTCCAGGTAGCTCTCCACCTATTGCTTTTTCTAAAATTGGAGTAAACCATGGTTCATATTCATTATTTATATTTTCTATCATTATACTACCTGCATTATCAGAACCACCAAATTCTGCATTTTTTAAAATGAAAATGGGAGAGAATACTATTAATATTACTATGATTAATAAAGTTATTACTATTTTTTTATCTTTTTTCATAAACTTCTCCTTTAAAATCCTATATTCTTTAATTCTTTTCTAGCATAGTTTTCAAGTCCAATTATAATAATAACTGTTAATATTCCCTCTATAATAGCAAGAGGTAATTGAGTTGGAGCAAATACTCCTAAAAATTTTATACTTGAAACTAAAAATCCCCCCTCTGTTGATGGAAATGCTAATCCTAATTGCAAACTTGTTACACAATAAGTTATTAAATCTCCTAACATAGCTCCAAAAAATATTGCTATTCTTTTATTAATTTTTAATTTTAATAATAATTTATAAACAACAAAAGTTACTATAGGTCCTACTATACACATAGAAAATATATTAGCTCCTAAAGAAGTAAGTCCCCCATGGGCTAAAAGTATAGCTTGAAATAATAAAACTATTGTTCCCAACACACTTACTGCCAATGGTCCAAATAATATTGCACCTAAACCTACTCCTGTCATATGAGAACAACTTCCTGTTACAGATGGAATTTTTAAAGATGAAATTACAAATATAAAAGCTCCTGACATAGCTATTAAAGTTATATTTTTTCTATTAGCTTCTATATTTTTTCCTAATCTTTTAGTTCCTAAATATAAAAATGGAATTGAAATAATACCCCAAATTATACAAAAGTTTAATGGTAAATACCCCTCCATTATATGCATTCCATAAGAATTTAAAGATATACAAAACATTAACAAACATATTATGAGAACATTTTTATCTCTCTTCACTTTTTCCTCCTAAAATATTTTTTATTTCTTTCATAGTTTTTGGAAACTTATTTTCTTTTAATAACCCTTTTAGTTGTAACTCTTCTGCCATTTCATATAATATAGGTTTTCTTAAATCAAGTTTTTGTAAAATTTCCTGATTTCTAAATATTTTTTCTGGAATGTCACTAGCAATTACTCTTCCATCTAAAAAAACTATTATTCTATCAGTAAATTTATAAGCAAAATCTATATCATGAGTTGAAATAATGAGAGTTTTCCCCTCTCTATTTAATTCCTCTAAAGTAATTTCTAATTCTTTAATACTTTTTTGGTCTAACTCTGAGGTAGGTTCATCAAAAATAATAATTTCAGGTTCCATTACCACAATGCCAGCTATAGTTAATCTTTTTTTCTCACCTCCACTTAAATAATGTGGTGGTGTCTTTAAATATTTTTCTAAATTGAATTTTTTCCCTATCTCTATTACCTTTTTTTCTACTTTAGAATTTTCTTCACCTATATTTAAAAGTCCAAAAGCTAATTCGTCAAATACTGTTGTCCCTATTATTTGACTATCAGAATTTTGAAAAACAATCCCTATATTTTTTCTTAAAAAATTTATATCTTTTTTATTTTTTTCTATTTTTTTACCTTTAAAAAAAATCTCTCCACTATCTGCTATATATACACCATTTATATTTTTAAAAAAAGTTGTCTTTCCAGAACCATTATTCCCAAGTATCGCTACTTTTTCTCCTTGAAAAATTTCTAAAGATATTCCATCTAATACTTTTTTATTTTCTTCATAGGAATATGTCAAATTTTCTGTTTTTAAAATTAT includes these proteins:
- a CDS encoding energy-coupling factor ABC transporter ATP-binding protein, with the translated sequence MKKIILKTENLTYSYEENKKVLDGISLEIFQGEKVAILGNNGSGKTTFFKNINGVYIADSGEIFFKGKKIEKNKKDINFLRKNIGIVFQNSDSQIIGTTVFDELAFGLLNIGEENSKVEKKVIEIGKKFNLEKYLKTPPHYLSGGEKKRLTIAGIVVMEPEIIIFDEPTSELDQKSIKELEITLEELNREGKTLIISTHDIDFAYKFTDRIIVFLDGRVIASDIPEKIFRNQEILQKLDLRKPILYEMAEELQLKGLLKENKFPKTMKEIKNILGGKSEER